In Halobaculum sp. XH14, a single genomic region encodes these proteins:
- a CDS encoding DUF5518 domain-containing protein has product MVDWRAVGWGFVTFLVVAVFGTAIPVVGQLGAGIVGGLVAGYLAGGGVGTGAVHGAIAGSLTGIAFTIVLALFGGVLGLAGGGPFGGAVAGTGLLVFGLLVTLVFALDSAIAGAVGGLLA; this is encoded by the coding sequence ATGGTTGACTGGCGCGCGGTCGGCTGGGGGTTCGTCACGTTCCTCGTGGTCGCGGTGTTCGGCACGGCGATCCCCGTGGTCGGCCAGCTCGGCGCGGGAATCGTCGGCGGACTCGTGGCCGGCTACCTCGCGGGCGGCGGGGTCGGAACCGGCGCGGTCCACGGCGCGATCGCGGGCTCGCTCACCGGCATCGCGTTCACGATCGTGCTCGCGCTGTTCGGCGGCGTCCTCGGGCTCGCGGGCGGCGGGCCGTTCGGCGGCGCGGTCGCCGGAACCGGGCTCCTCGTCTTCGGCCTGCTCGTGACGCTGGTGTTCGCGCTCGACTCGGCGATCGCCGGCGCGGTCGGCGGCCTCCTCGCGTAG
- a CDS encoding DUF367 family protein, with translation MDLHVRYEGDDDPDKCTARKLARFDLAELHRSDRATPYGVVLNPHAERALSPADGADEDASAADTDAAREDRPLVALDCSWESAGEARFSLPGEHRALPYLVAANPVNFGRPMRLTTVEALAAALCIFGETDHAERILSKFTWGGTFLELNEEPLRRYGDCADSAEVVEIQAEYIDR, from the coding sequence GTGGACCTGCACGTCAGGTACGAGGGCGACGACGACCCCGACAAGTGCACGGCGCGAAAGCTCGCGCGCTTCGACCTCGCCGAACTCCACCGGTCGGACCGCGCGACGCCGTACGGAGTCGTGCTCAACCCCCACGCCGAGCGCGCGCTCTCACCCGCGGACGGGGCGGATGAGGACGCCTCCGCTGCCGATACGGACGCAGCGAGGGAGGACCGGCCGCTCGTCGCGCTCGACTGCTCGTGGGAGTCGGCCGGGGAGGCCCGCTTCTCGCTCCCCGGCGAACACCGCGCGCTCCCGTACCTCGTCGCCGCGAACCCGGTCAACTTCGGCCGCCCGATGCGGCTCACGACCGTCGAGGCGCTCGCCGCGGCGCTTTGCATCTTCGGCGAGACCGACCACGCCGAGCGGATCCTCTCGAAGTTCACCTGGGGCGGGACGTTCCTCGAACTGAACGAGGAGCCCCTCCGTCGATACGGCGACTGTGCCGACTCCGCCGAGGTCGTCGAGATCCAGGCCGAGTACATCGACCGCTGA
- a CDS encoding nuclear transport factor 2 family protein → MNAEEAARRYYEAIDGGDDDSLAALLHPEFTHDRPDRTLSGRDAFVRFMREERPRTDTVHEVGAVYRETDAGDGDGHDDAGDAVEVVVRGRLRTEDGEDLFSFVDVFRVADGTVHELTTYTDSHPER, encoded by the coding sequence ATGAACGCGGAGGAGGCCGCCCGACGCTACTACGAAGCCATCGACGGTGGCGACGACGACTCGCTCGCGGCGCTTCTCCACCCCGAGTTCACCCACGACCGCCCCGACAGGACGCTCTCGGGCCGCGACGCGTTCGTCCGGTTCATGCGCGAGGAGCGCCCGCGGACCGACACGGTCCACGAGGTCGGGGCCGTGTACCGGGAGACCGACGCCGGCGACGGCGACGGGCACGACGACGCCGGAGACGCGGTCGAAGTCGTCGTCCGCGGCCGCCTCCGAACCGAGGACGGCGAGGACCTGTTCAGTTTCGTCGACGTGTTCCGGGTCGCGGACGGTACCGTCCACGAACTAACCACCTACACCGACTCCCACCCGGAACGATGA